A single Pararhizobium sp. A13 DNA region contains:
- a CDS encoding efflux RND transporter permease subunit: protein MNTSTDQKQSFNLSRWAIEHPSIARFLFGLILITGVLGLMRMGQKEDPDFTFRVMVVQAIWPGASIEEMEDQVVNKIERKLQETPHLDFVRSYTRPGSAIITLQVEGDTNAAQVADAFYQVRKKVGDIENELPQGLLGPYFNDEFGDTFITLHSLSGDGYSYPELKKFAIQARDMLLTTPGVEKAVIIGDQPEKVYIDISSKVLATHGLTLTDVQNAIKGQNNVDPAGSVDTGSRSVRIAVDGGVTKPADIRELRLRAGDQVTRLGDIAAVSSGLEDPYQRKYRFNGEDSVQLGVVMAKGFKVTDVGAAVEETYKRFGSALPYGVKVDQIANQPEVVTDAVSEFMHALGEALVIVLVVSFLSIGWRSGLVIAIAIPLVLAATFAIMYELGIDLQRISLGALIIALGLLVDDAMIVVEMMERKLEEGLHKVDAASFAYSSTAFPMLTGTLITTAGFIPVGFAASTAGEYVRSLFYVVGIALVVSWFVAVYFTPWLGYMILKQRHHAGEHHDVFDTRFYRRLRATVGWAVRHRVIVLSLTLVTFATSLWAFQFIPKNFFPQSSRPEILVDLWLPEGTSIREVEAQAKALEAKMMDDEDKKFIATYIGEGAPRFFLPLDQQLRNPNFAQLLVMANDEPARERLIVKLRGILAQDFPSIRSKVDRLFLGPPTGWPVQMRVMGPDRAEVRRIADEVKAKFSENPQLGAIHDDWLEPVPAMKLVIDQDRARVLGVTSQRIRQMLQASMTGAPIDDFRDGEETVSIVAREPETSRHLLSAVDSVYIPTDFGSFVPLSQVAKVVPVLEQGIEWRRNRLPTITVRGTLPDGVQPNDVAMKMYADLKPLRDGLAPGYTVEIQGGAEDSAKSQQSIADKAPVMLAVIVVLLMIQLQHFGKAMLVLATGPLGIIGAAAALLISGAPFGFVAILGVIALLGIIMRNSIILVDQIDQDIAAGMERSEAIIGSAVRRFRPIVLTAMTAVLALIPISRGVFWGPLAFAMMGGILVATVLTILVLPAGYALFFGKEPKKSVAEPEQVNEEPEPEAMYPASLAAE, encoded by the coding sequence ATGAACACCTCCACCGATCAAAAGCAGTCCTTCAATCTCTCCCGCTGGGCGATCGAGCATCCGAGCATCGCGCGCTTCCTGTTCGGCCTGATCCTCATCACCGGCGTTTTGGGCCTGATGCGCATGGGCCAGAAGGAAGATCCGGATTTCACCTTCCGCGTCATGGTTGTGCAGGCGATCTGGCCGGGCGCCTCAATTGAGGAGATGGAAGACCAGGTCGTCAACAAGATCGAGCGCAAGCTGCAGGAAACGCCACATCTCGATTTCGTCCGCTCATACACCCGCCCTGGCAGTGCCATCATCACGCTGCAGGTCGAGGGCGACACCAACGCCGCGCAGGTTGCAGACGCGTTCTACCAGGTTCGCAAGAAGGTCGGGGATATCGAAAACGAGCTGCCGCAGGGCCTGCTCGGTCCCTATTTCAACGATGAGTTTGGCGATACCTTCATCACGCTGCACTCACTGAGCGGTGACGGCTACAGCTACCCCGAGCTGAAGAAGTTCGCCATCCAGGCGCGTGACATGCTGCTAACGACGCCCGGCGTCGAAAAGGCCGTCATCATCGGCGATCAGCCGGAGAAGGTCTATATTGACATCTCCTCCAAGGTTCTCGCCACGCATGGCCTGACGCTGACTGATGTCCAGAATGCCATCAAGGGCCAGAACAATGTCGATCCAGCGGGCTCCGTCGATACCGGCAGCCGCTCCGTGCGCATCGCTGTCGATGGCGGCGTGACCAAGCCAGCGGATATCCGCGAGTTGCGACTGAGGGCCGGCGACCAGGTCACTCGTCTCGGCGATATCGCCGCCGTGTCGTCCGGGCTCGAAGATCCCTATCAGCGCAAATACCGCTTTAACGGCGAGGACAGCGTCCAGCTCGGCGTCGTCATGGCCAAGGGCTTCAAGGTGACAGACGTCGGTGCTGCCGTCGAGGAAACCTACAAGCGCTTCGGATCCGCGCTGCCCTATGGCGTCAAGGTCGACCAGATTGCCAACCAGCCGGAGGTCGTGACCGACGCGGTCAGCGAATTCATGCATGCTCTCGGCGAAGCGCTGGTGATCGTGCTCGTTGTCTCCTTCCTGTCGATCGGCTGGCGCTCCGGCCTGGTGATCGCCATTGCCATCCCGCTCGTGCTCGCCGCCACCTTTGCCATCATGTACGAACTCGGCATCGACCTTCAGCGCATTTCGCTCGGAGCCCTCATCATCGCGCTCGGCCTGCTTGTCGATGACGCGATGATCGTGGTCGAGATGATGGAACGCAAACTCGAGGAGGGGCTGCACAAGGTCGATGCAGCGAGTTTCGCCTATTCCTCGACCGCCTTTCCGATGCTGACCGGCACTTTGATCACCACGGCCGGCTTCATCCCCGTCGGTTTCGCGGCCTCGACCGCCGGCGAATATGTGCGCTCGTTGTTCTACGTCGTCGGGATTGCGCTGGTCGTATCGTGGTTCGTGGCGGTCTATTTCACGCCCTGGCTTGGCTATATGATCCTCAAGCAGCGCCATCATGCCGGGGAGCATCACGACGTTTTCGATACGCGCTTCTACCGCCGCCTGCGCGCCACTGTCGGGTGGGCCGTGCGCCACCGCGTCATCGTACTTTCGCTGACGCTGGTCACCTTCGCCACCAGCCTGTGGGCCTTCCAGTTCATTCCGAAAAACTTCTTCCCGCAGTCCTCAAGGCCTGAAATCCTCGTCGATCTCTGGTTGCCGGAAGGCACCAGCATCAGGGAAGTGGAGGCACAGGCCAAGGCGCTGGAAGCGAAGATGATGGACGACGAGGACAAGAAGTTCATCGCCACCTATATCGGCGAAGGCGCGCCGCGCTTCTTCCTGCCGCTCGACCAACAGCTGCGCAATCCGAACTTCGCCCAGCTTCTCGTCATGGCCAACGATGAACCGGCCCGCGAGCGGCTGATCGTCAAGTTGCGGGGCATCCTTGCGCAGGACTTCCCGTCGATCCGCAGCAAGGTCGATCGCCTGTTCCTCGGTCCCCCAACCGGCTGGCCTGTCCAGATGCGCGTCATGGGGCCGGATCGTGCCGAGGTCCGCAGGATCGCCGACGAAGTGAAGGCGAAGTTTTCCGAAAACCCGCAGCTCGGCGCCATCCACGACGACTGGCTGGAGCCAGTTCCTGCCATGAAGCTGGTGATCGACCAGGATCGTGCCCGCGTTCTGGGTGTGACGTCGCAGCGCATTCGCCAGATGCTGCAGGCATCGATGACCGGCGCGCCGATCGATGATTTCCGCGACGGCGAGGAAACCGTATCCATCGTCGCCCGAGAACCGGAAACAAGCCGTCACCTGCTGTCGGCGGTGGATTCGGTCTACATCCCGACGGATTTCGGCAGTTTCGTACCCCTGTCACAGGTCGCCAAGGTCGTCCCGGTTCTGGAACAGGGTATCGAATGGCGCCGCAACCGCCTGCCGACGATTACGGTGCGCGGCACCTTGCCGGACGGCGTGCAGCCGAACGACGTGGCGATGAAGATGTATGCCGACCTGAAGCCACTGCGCGACGGACTTGCGCCGGGCTATACGGTCGAGATCCAGGGCGGTGCCGAAGATTCCGCCAAAAGCCAGCAGTCGATCGCCGACAAGGCGCCGGTCATGCTTGCCGTCATCGTCGTGCTCTTGATGATCCAGCTGCAGCATTTCGGCAAGGCGATGCTGGTCTTGGCGACCGGCCCGCTGGGCATTATCGGTGCGGCCGCGGCCCTCCTGATCAGCGGCGCGCCTTTCGGCTTCGTCGCCATCCTCGGCGTCATCGCTCTGCTCGGCATCATCATGCGCAACTCGATCATCCTCGTCGATCAGATCGACCAGGATATTGCTGCCGGCATGGAACGATCGGAAGCGATCATCGGTTCGGCCGTGCGCCGTTTCCGGCCGATCGTGCTGACGGCAATGACGGCTGTGCTGGCGCTGATCCCAATCTCGCGCGGCGTTTTCTGGGGCCCACTCGCCTTCGCCATGATGGGCGGCATCCTCGTCGCCACCGTGCTGACGATCCTCGTGCTTCCAGCCGGCTATGCCCTATTCTTCGGGAAAGAGCCAAAGAAAAGTGTTGCCGAACCCGAGCAAGTGAACGAGGAACCGGAGCCGGAAGCGATGTATCCGGCATCCTTGGCCGCCGAGTAA
- a CDS encoding AAA family ATPase yields the protein MAIYSRLVEHRVNDALSDTRVVLIVGPRQSGKTTLAKKTAKAVTATARKSAVLFYNTLRHGMEYSDPGASHYEENYRRRVLTNLERRAKSFGYTLQPAPTSG from the coding sequence GTGGCGATTTATTCAAGACTCGTTGAGCACCGCGTCAACGACGCTCTGTCAGACACTCGTGTCGTATTGATCGTTGGCCCCCGTCAATCCGGGAAGACAACGCTTGCCAAGAAGACGGCCAAGGCGGTCACTGCCACGGCCCGCAAAAGCGCCGTCTTGTTCTACAATACCCTGCGGCACGGTATGGAATACAGCGATCCGGGAGCCTCCCACTACGAGGAGAATTACCGTCGACGCGTCCTCACCAATCTCGAGCGAAGAGCAAAGTCGTTCGGGTATACCCTACAGCCCGCGCCAACATCCGGCTGA
- a CDS encoding NCS2 family permease — MFERLFKLSEHNTTVRTELVAGLTTFLTMSYIIFVNPDILSTTGMDRDAIFVATCIAAALGSAVMALVANWPIGMAPGMGLNAFFAFTVVAALGFTWQQALGAVFISGLIFVFLTVTGIRSWLIAGIPHSLRSAIATGIGLFLGIIALKNAGIVVDNPATLVGLGSLKATGPLLAIFGFFVIAVLDALRVRGAILIGILAVTVLSWITGVSEFRGIVSMPPSIAPTFLQLDIVGALHGGLFHVILVFVLVEVFDATGTLIGVAKRANLIQEGKRSRLGRALLADSTAIVAGSLIGTSSTTAYVESASGVQAGGRTGLTALVIAILFLASLFISPLAGSVPTYATAPALLYVAGLMMRELTEVEWEDLTEAAPAALTALAMPFTYSIANGLAFGFISYVVLKVFTGKWRVLHPATMIVAALFIIRFAFFAD, encoded by the coding sequence ATGTTTGAACGGCTCTTCAAGCTGAGTGAGCACAACACGACGGTCCGCACCGAGCTGGTCGCCGGCCTGACGACATTTCTCACAATGTCGTACATCATCTTCGTCAACCCGGACATCTTGTCGACCACCGGAATGGATCGCGACGCGATCTTCGTCGCGACCTGTATCGCCGCAGCGCTCGGCTCGGCGGTTATGGCGCTCGTCGCCAACTGGCCGATCGGCATGGCACCGGGCATGGGCCTTAACGCCTTCTTCGCCTTCACGGTGGTTGCCGCACTCGGCTTCACCTGGCAGCAGGCTCTGGGCGCGGTCTTCATCTCGGGCCTGATTTTCGTCTTCCTGACGGTCACTGGCATTCGCAGTTGGCTGATCGCCGGCATCCCGCATTCACTGCGCAGCGCAATCGCCACCGGTATCGGACTTTTCCTCGGCATCATAGCGCTGAAGAATGCTGGCATCGTCGTCGACAATCCGGCAACGCTGGTCGGTCTCGGCAGCCTCAAGGCAACCGGGCCGCTGCTGGCGATCTTCGGCTTCTTCGTCATCGCCGTGCTCGACGCGCTGCGTGTCCGCGGGGCCATCCTGATCGGCATTCTGGCCGTGACCGTGCTGTCATGGATTACCGGCGTCAGCGAGTTCCGCGGCATTGTCTCGATGCCGCCGAGCATCGCGCCGACCTTCCTGCAGCTCGACATCGTCGGTGCCCTGCATGGCGGCCTGTTCCATGTCATCCTCGTCTTTGTTCTGGTCGAAGTCTTCGACGCCACTGGAACGCTGATCGGTGTCGCCAAACGCGCCAATCTCATCCAGGAAGGCAAGCGGAGCCGCCTCGGCCGGGCGCTTCTTGCGGATAGTACCGCAATCGTCGCCGGTTCGCTGATCGGCACCAGCAGCACCACCGCCTATGTCGAAAGCGCCTCTGGCGTGCAGGCCGGCGGGCGCACGGGTCTGACTGCTCTCGTCATTGCCATCCTGTTCCTCGCCTCGCTGTTCATCTCGCCTCTCGCCGGCTCGGTCCCGACCTATGCGACGGCGCCGGCGCTGCTTTACGTGGCAGGCCTGATGATGCGCGAACTGACGGAAGTCGAATGGGAAGACCTGACGGAAGCCGCACCGGCCGCGCTGACGGCGCTTGCAATGCCCTTCACCTACTCGATCGCCAACGGCCTCGCCTTCGGCTTTATCAGCTACGTCGTCCTGAAGGTGTTCACTGGCAAATGGCGTGTGCTGCATCCGGCAACGATGATTGTCGCGGCACTCTTCATCATCCGCTTCGCCTTCTTCGCGGATTGA
- a CDS encoding type II toxin-antitoxin system HipA family toxin, with product MPEFNAHVVLGESLTQVGQLRFTQAGPRQFSTFAYDPAWIENPRAFAVQPTFPLEAGPFHTSGQPGNMRDALAGVFADATPDSWGRRLLARAYGNGLSEFEYLTLSDDTCRQGALRFLDDAGQIIRGGAADAVPRLVDLQAITAIARAYEQGKEISPEDMQALAGAGGSGGARPKANVRDGDALWLAKFTSVHDQQPIECIEVATLRLARACGIRTPEVRLELADTPFPVALIRRFDRRGTARIPYISARTALGKTGTEIGSYTEIIDFMRANAADPQADFRELFLRLIFTILVSNKDDHLKNHGFLYVGAGRWRLSPVFDVNPAPDRNPHLETAILEGGVHDRSIRLALEACEFFEIAEADARRMVRAAVRCIFDEWREALRQVGVSGSLARQYEPAFINDQTEIALAT from the coding sequence ATGCCTGAATTCAACGCCCATGTCGTTCTCGGCGAGAGCCTGACACAGGTTGGCCAGCTTCGTTTCACGCAGGCCGGGCCGCGGCAGTTCTCGACCTTCGCCTATGATCCCGCCTGGATCGAGAATCCTCGCGCCTTTGCCGTGCAGCCGACCTTTCCCCTTGAAGCTGGGCCATTTCACACATCTGGTCAGCCCGGAAACATGCGCGACGCCTTGGCGGGCGTCTTCGCCGACGCCACGCCGGATAGTTGGGGCCGCAGACTTCTCGCGCGCGCCTATGGCAACGGCCTTTCCGAATTCGAATATCTGACCCTGTCCGATGACACTTGCCGGCAGGGGGCCTTGCGGTTTCTCGACGATGCAGGGCAAATTATCCGGGGTGGGGCGGCCGATGCTGTGCCACGCCTAGTCGATCTGCAAGCGATCACCGCCATCGCCCGGGCCTATGAGCAAGGCAAGGAGATATCCCCCGAGGACATGCAGGCGCTCGCCGGTGCGGGCGGTTCGGGCGGTGCGCGTCCCAAGGCCAATGTCCGCGATGGCGACGCGCTCTGGCTCGCCAAGTTCACCTCGGTTCATGACCAGCAGCCGATCGAGTGCATCGAGGTCGCCACGCTCCGCCTCGCCCGGGCCTGCGGCATCCGCACGCCGGAAGTCAGGCTGGAACTCGCCGACACGCCATTCCCGGTCGCTCTGATTCGGCGGTTCGACCGGCGCGGGACCGCACGTATTCCCTACATCTCGGCCCGCACAGCCCTTGGCAAGACCGGGACAGAGATCGGTTCCTATACGGAGATCATCGACTTCATGCGGGCAAATGCCGCTGATCCGCAGGCCGATTTCCGCGAACTTTTTCTGCGCCTGATCTTCACCATCCTTGTGTCGAACAAGGATGACCATCTGAAGAATCACGGCTTCCTCTATGTGGGAGCCGGCCGCTGGCGATTGTCTCCGGTTTTCGATGTGAACCCCGCGCCTGACCGCAATCCGCATCTCGAAACGGCGATACTGGAAGGTGGCGTGCATGACCGATCGATCCGTCTGGCGCTGGAAGCCTGCGAGTTTTTCGAGATCGCCGAAGCAGACGCTCGTAGGATGGTCCGTGCTGCGGTGCGGTGTATTTTTGATGAATGGCGTGAGGCGCTTCGACAGGTGGGCGTCTCCGGCTCCTTGGCGCGCCAGTATGAACCCGCCTTCATAAACGATCAGACTGAGATAGCGCTCGCTACCTAA
- a CDS encoding helix-turn-helix transcriptional regulator: MGSPKSKSALERLGHDVRGARLRRGIAVADLAVRAGTSPSTVARLEKGDPGVGIGTLADILVVLGLVDRLADLIDIRKDDLGLALTAERQPRRGRSFATTLRRQKAKGKTAQDDSDVVDPDGASF, encoded by the coding sequence ATGGGATCGCCGAAATCAAAGTCTGCGCTCGAAAGGCTCGGACACGACGTCCGCGGCGCTCGTTTGCGGCGCGGCATCGCCGTGGCCGATCTGGCGGTGCGCGCGGGCACGTCGCCGAGCACCGTCGCGCGCTTGGAAAAGGGAGATCCCGGTGTCGGGATCGGCACGCTCGCGGATATCCTGGTCGTGCTTGGTCTTGTCGACCGGCTGGCCGACCTGATCGACATCCGCAAGGATGATCTGGGTCTAGCGCTGACCGCCGAACGCCAGCCGCGTCGCGGACGATCTTTTGCGACCACACTGCGCAGGCAGAAGGCCAAGGGTAAGACGGCACAGGATGATTCGGATGTCGTCGATCCGGACGGTGCGTCATTCTGA
- a CDS encoding LysR substrate-binding domain-containing protein has protein sequence MERPDHRLSGIELRHFRYFVAVAEELHFGRAAARLNIVQPALTAQIKSLERMFGVELLERSKRRVELTEAGREFLRESYAALALVGSAIDTVRDFARGATGTLRLGYGANAAIAGLISTSIRRFRSEWPSVNVTLKEMPSSEVSDALLRNEIDVGYAATTGIEPNGVTSSNVGAWPWLLAVADTHRLAGREAAAVSEVSGESLAVYAEPDGRSNIAGVMTSLPDLSPRHVYRTSHIMSLMTYVSSGLGVAFVPSPMKSLNFPGVAYIEVSDPMPQMEMRLLWRTDGDSASVRNYIQCVEPEAPSGL, from the coding sequence TTGGAAAGGCCAGACCATCGTCTGTCGGGTATCGAACTCCGGCACTTCAGGTACTTCGTCGCGGTCGCCGAGGAACTCCACTTCGGACGCGCCGCCGCCCGCCTGAACATCGTGCAGCCTGCGCTGACCGCGCAGATCAAGTCCCTCGAGCGCATGTTCGGTGTCGAACTGCTTGAACGGTCGAAACGACGCGTCGAGTTGACCGAGGCGGGACGGGAATTTCTTCGCGAGAGCTACGCCGCGCTGGCGCTGGTCGGATCGGCGATCGACACCGTCAGGGATTTCGCGCGCGGAGCGACCGGAACACTGCGCCTGGGATACGGAGCGAACGCCGCCATCGCGGGATTGATCTCCACCTCCATCAGGCGTTTTCGGTCCGAATGGCCGAGCGTTAACGTGACGCTGAAAGAGATGCCGAGCAGCGAGGTATCCGACGCCCTTCTCAGAAACGAGATCGACGTCGGATATGCCGCGACGACGGGCATAGAGCCCAACGGCGTGACGTCCAGCAATGTCGGAGCGTGGCCATGGCTCCTGGCTGTCGCGGACACCCACCGGCTGGCGGGTCGCGAGGCAGCTGCGGTATCCGAGGTGTCCGGTGAAAGTCTTGCCGTCTATGCAGAGCCAGATGGTCGCTCGAACATCGCGGGCGTGATGACATCCCTGCCGGACCTGTCGCCTCGACACGTCTACAGGACAAGCCACATCATGAGCCTCATGACGTACGTATCCTCTGGGCTTGGAGTGGCGTTCGTCCCGTCGCCGATGAAGTCTTTGAATTTCCCCGGCGTGGCCTACATCGAGGTGAGCGACCCGATGCCTCAGATGGAAATGAGGCTTCTGTGGCGGACCGACGGCGACAGCGCCTCAGTACGGAATTATATTCAGTGCGTTGAACCAGAAGCACCCAGCGGCCTCTAG
- a CDS encoding HlyD family secretion protein, translating into MLQQTPPKGPSLVVAQPAEAAAAKPSRDYTKLLVPLMVVAAVCVLVGVSSQRWDRWMAGADTQTTDNAYVRAELSRLSARVPGNVSIIHVGDFDRVKAGEVLVEIDASDYLAKQAQAKAALDSALAQLSNLDNQKTLQKAAIRQAEAQSAVAKANAALAKTEADRQVALTEKGVGTQQKNEQAQAAVQSTAATALAAEASVASQEAQLEYVEGQADQLTANVEAARASLKAADLAVSYTKITAPFDGVVSERQVHVGDYVTVGTNSISIVPLPDVYIIANFKETQLGRMQEGQIADVTVDAIPGETFKGHVSRLSPASGSQFALLPADNATGNFTKVVQRVPVRIDVDASPALERLRSGMSAVVSVTVASEGR; encoded by the coding sequence ATGCTCCAGCAGACTCCGCCCAAAGGTCCATCGCTTGTCGTCGCACAGCCCGCCGAGGCTGCCGCCGCGAAGCCTTCCCGCGACTACACGAAACTCCTCGTCCCGCTGATGGTTGTCGCGGCGGTCTGCGTTCTCGTCGGCGTGAGCTCCCAGCGCTGGGACAGGTGGATGGCGGGGGCGGACACCCAGACGACGGACAACGCCTATGTCCGCGCCGAACTCAGCCGCCTCAGTGCGCGGGTCCCGGGGAACGTCAGCATCATCCACGTCGGCGATTTCGACCGGGTCAAGGCGGGAGAAGTGTTGGTCGAGATCGACGCGTCGGACTACTTGGCCAAGCAAGCCCAGGCGAAAGCCGCGCTAGATTCCGCGCTCGCCCAGCTTAGCAACCTCGATAACCAGAAGACCCTTCAGAAGGCGGCCATACGTCAGGCGGAGGCCCAGTCGGCAGTCGCGAAAGCCAATGCGGCCTTGGCGAAGACGGAGGCGGATCGGCAGGTCGCGTTGACGGAAAAAGGCGTGGGTACCCAGCAGAAGAACGAGCAGGCCCAAGCTGCGGTGCAGTCCACGGCCGCGACCGCCTTGGCGGCGGAGGCCTCGGTCGCCTCGCAGGAGGCTCAGCTCGAATATGTTGAAGGACAGGCGGACCAACTGACCGCAAATGTGGAGGCGGCCAGAGCTAGCCTGAAGGCCGCCGATCTCGCCGTCTCATATACGAAGATAACCGCTCCTTTTGACGGTGTCGTCAGCGAGCGGCAGGTCCACGTCGGAGACTACGTGACGGTGGGCACGAATTCGATTTCCATTGTGCCTCTGCCTGATGTTTACATCATCGCCAACTTCAAGGAGACCCAGCTCGGCCGCATGCAGGAAGGGCAGATCGCCGACGTCACCGTAGACGCGATCCCGGGAGAGACGTTCAAGGGTCACGTGAGCCGACTCTCTCCGGCGTCGGGTTCGCAGTTCGCACTGCTTCCCGCCGACAATGCCACGGGCAACTTTACCAAGGTCGTCCAACGAGTGCCCGTCAGGATCGACGTCGACGCCTCTCCTGCGTTGGAACGCCTGCGCTCCGGAATGTCGGCGGTGGTCTCGGTAACGGTCGCCTCTGAAGGTCGATAA
- a CDS encoding MFS transporter, producing MAEFLRLALPFRSTGRETHHPILAVCAVLLGPFMVGFHSRLFGIGLVDLRGAFGLSVDEGAWLSTLATAPQIVLAPAVAWLAAAFGIRRVMVVPALIYAIVSLLIPFTRDFSELAILHVLHGTLLGIFVPATLMIIFRNLPVKWWTTAIAIYAFRGAFTANSGTALLDFYVQHFGWQYLYWQDVALAPLLAFLAYNGAPRENVNLDLVRRADWGGMLFLGTGMALLFVAIDQGNRLDWFESGLIVSAFVGGLVLVVAFLVNEMVVAHPWASFGAIGARNVILLLSIALLYLMSSLSNSTLIPNYLTTVAQLRPEQIGATLLNWVCVPLILMTPIAVWAMHRTDGRFVLFTGLCCFAAAALIGTGLSPDWNGDSFRTMCALQGAGHILTFLPIIILTVANGDPKKAIAVAAYIQVIRLLGTQTAQALITTYLRKGEQFHSYLTGLNLERGSEASVSALSALAHKMAGAGQAMSQSRATAVLAQQVQKQANVLSFIDAFWLTFFCAVGGLVILAFVTKAPKGPLSA from the coding sequence ATGGCCGAATTCTTGCGATTGGCGCTCCCGTTCCGAAGCACCGGAAGGGAAACCCATCATCCAATACTCGCCGTCTGCGCCGTACTCCTCGGACCGTTCATGGTGGGCTTCCACAGCCGCCTGTTCGGGATCGGCCTGGTCGACCTCCGCGGCGCTTTCGGTCTGAGCGTAGACGAGGGGGCTTGGCTCAGCACGCTCGCGACCGCGCCCCAGATCGTGCTCGCCCCCGCCGTAGCATGGCTTGCTGCTGCCTTCGGCATCCGACGCGTCATGGTCGTGCCGGCTCTGATCTATGCCATCGTCTCGCTTTTGATCCCGTTTACTCGGGACTTCAGTGAACTCGCGATCCTCCATGTCCTCCACGGGACGCTCCTCGGCATCTTTGTCCCGGCGACCCTGATGATCATCTTCCGGAACCTGCCCGTGAAGTGGTGGACAACGGCAATCGCAATCTATGCTTTTCGCGGCGCGTTCACGGCGAACTCGGGAACGGCGCTCCTGGACTTCTACGTGCAGCATTTCGGTTGGCAATATCTCTATTGGCAGGACGTAGCCCTGGCACCGCTCTTGGCTTTCCTCGCATACAATGGCGCGCCGCGCGAGAACGTAAACTTGGACCTCGTGCGCCGTGCGGACTGGGGCGGCATGCTTTTTCTTGGCACGGGCATGGCCCTCCTCTTCGTCGCCATCGATCAGGGAAATCGCCTGGACTGGTTCGAGAGCGGGCTTATCGTCTCGGCGTTCGTCGGCGGGCTGGTGCTGGTCGTCGCCTTCCTGGTGAACGAGATGGTGGTCGCGCATCCGTGGGCCAGCTTCGGGGCCATCGGCGCGCGCAACGTCATCCTTCTTTTGTCGATAGCGCTGCTCTACCTGATGAGCAGCCTTTCGAACTCCACGTTGATCCCGAACTACCTGACGACGGTAGCCCAGCTCCGCCCAGAGCAGATCGGTGCCACCTTGCTGAATTGGGTTTGTGTTCCCTTGATCCTGATGACACCGATCGCGGTCTGGGCGATGCACCGGACCGACGGACGGTTCGTCTTGTTCACGGGTCTCTGCTGCTTTGCGGCCGCCGCTCTCATCGGCACTGGACTGTCGCCAGACTGGAACGGTGACAGTTTCCGCACGATGTGCGCCCTCCAGGGGGCGGGCCACATCCTGACCTTCCTGCCGATCATCATCCTGACCGTGGCGAACGGAGACCCGAAAAAGGCTATTGCGGTCGCGGCTTATATTCAGGTCATCCGGCTGCTCGGCACCCAGACGGCGCAGGCGTTGATAACCACCTATCTCCGCAAGGGCGAACAGTTCCACTCGTATTTGACCGGTCTCAACCTGGAGCGCGGCTCGGAGGCGTCTGTCTCAGCGCTTTCGGCGCTCGCCCACAAGATGGCGGGTGCGGGACAGGCGATGTCCCAGAGCCGAGCGACGGCCGTACTCGCGCAGCAGGTCCAGAAGCAGGCGAACGTCCTTTCGTTCATCGACGCCTTCTGGCTGACGTTCTTCTGCGCCGTGGGCGGTCTCGTTATCCTCGCTTTCGTGACCAAAGCTCCGAAGGGGCCTCTTTCAGCATAG
- a CDS encoding cupin domain-containing protein, which yields MTDHSIATIPSDQPLPADDLSRTLAVAMPDDPAVPHISQAGNVYTILISGEQTEGRYCLIDMLVPDGGGPPPHRHQFEEMFTLLEGELEFSFRGETQTIRAPASVNIPANAPHQFANRSGKMAHMLCMCTPAGQEEFFLSVADRIPDRQSPAPKPDAAKQAKKAELMKTLAPKYRTEFLQHT from the coding sequence ATGACCGATCATTCGATTGCGACAATCCCATCCGATCAGCCGCTACCTGCCGACGATCTGAGCCGAACTCTTGCGGTTGCCATGCCGGACGATCCGGCGGTACCGCACATCTCGCAGGCGGGGAACGTCTACACGATCTTGATCTCGGGAGAGCAGACGGAGGGGCGCTATTGCCTCATAGACATGCTGGTGCCGGACGGCGGAGGCCCGCCGCCGCACCGACACCAGTTCGAAGAAATGTTCACACTGCTCGAGGGCGAGCTGGAGTTCTCGTTTCGCGGTGAGACGCAGACCATCCGTGCGCCCGCATCCGTGAACATCCCCGCCAACGCGCCGCACCAATTCGCCAATCGGTCGGGAAAGATGGCGCATATGCTGTGCATGTGCACGCCGGCCGGACAGGAAGAATTCTTCCTTTCGGTGGCCGATCGGATTCCCGATCGCCAGTCTCCAGCGCCGAAGCCCGACGCAGCGAAGCAGGCGAAGAAAGCAGAACTTATGAAAACTCTGGCTCCCAAGTACCGAACCGAGTTCCTCCAGCACACCTGA